The Halichoerus grypus chromosome 15, mHalGry1.hap1.1, whole genome shotgun sequence genome includes a window with the following:
- the PDCD2L gene encoding programmed cell death protein 2-like isoform X2, with product MAAFRKPVLLGLRDTAVRGRPTGPGAWTASKLGGLPDALPAVAAPRPVCERCRQPLALVVQVYCPLEGSPFHRLLHVFACPFPRCGRGGTRSWKVFRSQCLQMRERGAQDAQKQENGLAAEDWCEGAGDWGSDSEEAPPPQLTLDFGNDSSSARDIDCTAQLQDLHLRDAVPGAASPASPGEDMALPSEVPQFLPYYICVVDEEDYRDFVSLEHAHSLLREYQQKEGVDMEQLLSQSLPSDGDEKYEKTTIKSGDKIFYKFMKRIASCQEQILRSFCRIWNNSNLHM from the exons ATGGCGGCTTTTCGGAAACCAGTGCTGCTCGGACTTCGAGACACTGCAGTGCGCGGCCGCCCCACGGGGCCGGGCGCCTGGACTGCTAGCAAGCTGGGCGGCCTTCCG GACGCCCTGCCGGCGGTAGCAGCGCCGAGGCCAGTGTGTGAACGTTGCAGGCAGCCTCTTGCCCTGGTCGTGCAGGTGTACTGTCCGCTGGAAGGCTCCCCGTTTCACCGGCTACTGCACGTGTTCGCGTGCCCCTTTCCCAGGTGCGGCCGCGGCGGGACGCGCAG CTGGAAGGTGTTTCGTTCCCAGTGCCTGCAGATGCGAGAGAGGGGGGCGCAGGACGCTCAG AAACAGGAAAATGGCCTTGCAGCAGAGGATTGGTGCGAAGGTGCAGGTGACTGGGGAAGTGACAGTGAGGAGGCGCCGCCACCACAGCTTACCTTGGATTTTGGAAATGATTCCAGTAGTGCCAGAGACATAGACTGTACTGCCCAGCTCCAGGATCTCCACCTGCGGGATGCTGTCCCGGGcgctgcttctcctgcttctccTGGGGAGGACATGGCCTTGCCTTCTGAGGTGCCACAGTTCCTGCCATATTACATCTGTGTTGTGGATGAGGAGGATTACAGGGACTTCGTCAGCCTAGAGCACGCTCACAGCCTTCTGAGGGAGTATCAACAGAAAGAAGGAGTGGATATGGAACAGTTGCTTTCCCAAAG tcttcCTAGTGATGGTGATGAAAAATATGAGAAGACCACAATTAAAAGTGGAGATAAGATATTTTACAAATTCATGAAGAGAATTGCTTCTTGTCAGGAGCAGATTTTGAG